A single Triticum dicoccoides isolate Atlit2015 ecotype Zavitan chromosome 2A, WEW_v2.0, whole genome shotgun sequence DNA region contains:
- the LOC119359681 gene encoding serine/threonine-protein kinase STY13-like: MAAEGEVSGTLDTADVMKMDEKEKTGTLGAADVMKVDEKKEKTVAVRSGFLGGGGKEETYIRADMIDLENLDVEMQRESIAKTLALEKQRHKDKDQPMAPWEIDLAKLEVHHRIAPGTFGSVYRATYEGQIIVNTFFPCVYEAKLLDWGDDGVMPETEIAIQREALSKEVVVWKDLDHPNVTKFIGASMGTIDLSIPAVSGECSAPPDFPESACCVVVEYLSGGTLRQHLYANRDNKLTYEEVVELALDLARGLAYLHSKDIVHRDVKAENMLLDTKGTLKIADFGVARVQAKNPGEMTGMTGTPGYMAPEVILGKPYNRKCDVYSFGICLWAIYCCDMPYYPNKSFGEASSDIVHKNLRPKIPRCCPAPLANIMKRCWQADPEKRPDMLDVVQLLDALDTTHGGDMVPEGESPGCFCFLRPRRAGP; encoded by the exons ATGGCGGCGGAGGGGGAGGTGTCGGGAACACTCGATACCGCCGACGTGATGAAGATGGACGAGAAGGAGAAAACTGGAACACTCGGTGCCGCCGACGTGATGAAGGTAgacgagaagaaggagaagactgtGGCGGTGCGCTCGGGGTttctcggcggcggcggcaaggaggAGACGTACATCCGGGCCGACATGATCGACCTCGAGAACCTAGACGTCGAGATGCAGAGGGAGTCCATCGCCAAGACTCTGGCTCTGGAGAAGCAGCGCCACAAGGACAAGGATCAGCCCATGGCGCCCTGGGAGATCGACCTCGCGAAGCTAGAGGTGCACCACCGGATAGCACCCGGGACCTTCGGCTCTGTGTATCGCGCCACCTACGAAGGAC AGATTATAGTTAATACTTTTTTCCCGTGCGTGTATGAAGCCAAACTATTGGATTGGGGAGACGATGGAGTTATGCCAGAGACTGAAATTGCTATTCAGCGCGAAGCACTGAGTAAGGAGGTTGTTGTCTGGAAGGACCTCGACCACCCAAATGTCACAAAG TTCATTGGTGCATCAATGGGTACCATTGACCTTAGTATTCCAGCTGTGAGCGGGGAGTGTAGTGCACCCCCTGATTTTCCAGAGAGTGCATGTTGTGTCGTCGTTGAATATCTCAGTGGAGGAACACTGAGACAACATCTATATGCGAACAGGGACAATAAGCTTACATATGAAGAGGTGGTTGAGCTCGCATTGGATTTGGCTAGAGG ATTGGCCTATCTACACTCGAAAGATATCGTGCATCGGGATGTCAAAGCAGAGAATATGCTGCTTGACACAAAGGGGACCCTTAAGATTGCCGACTTTGGGGTCGCGCGTGTGCAAGCTAAGAATCCAGGAGAGATGACGGGCATGACAGGCACGCCAGGTTACATGGCTCCGGAG GTTATTCTAGGCAAGCCATACAACAGAAAGTGTGATGTTTACAGCTTTGGGATATGCCTGTGGGCGATCTATTGCTGTGACATGCCTTACTACCCAAACAAGAGCTTTGGAGAAGCCTCCTCTGATATTGTTCATAAG AATCTGCGGCCAAAGATCCCACGGTGCTGCCCGGCCCCGTTGGCGAACATCATGAAGAGGTGCTGGCAGGCTGACCCTGAGAAGCGGCCCGACATGTTGGACGTTGTGCAACTCCTGGACGCTCTTGATACAACCCATGGTGGAGACATGGTTCCGGAAGGGGAGAGCCCCGGATGCTTCTGCTTTTTGAGACCCCGTCGTGCAGGTCCATAG